From Malaciobacter mytili LMG 24559:
CAATTTATGGTATTTCTTATTCAGCTTTAGCACCAGAACATCCAATTGTAAAATATATAGTTGAAAATAATTTACTTCCAAATGATAAAATTGAAGCTATTAAAGCTATGCAAAAAGTAAGTGAAAGAGATAGAGCAACTCAAGATAAACAAGGAGTTTCTTTAGAAATTGATGTAATTCATCCTTTAACAGGTGAACTTATCCCTGTATGGGTAGCTAACTTTGTATTGGCTTCTTATGGTGGTGGAGCAGTTATGGCAGTTCCAGCCCATGACCAAAGAGATTTTGAGTTTGCAAAGCAATACTCTTTACCTATAAAACAAGTAATTGTAGGAAGTGAGGGAATTATTGAAAATCCAACTGAAGCCTTTACAGGTGAAGGTGAGCTAATAAATTCAGAAAGTTTTACTGGACTTAAAAATATAAAAGCAAAAAAAGCAATAATTTATCATTTTGAACAAAACTCAATTGGAAAAAAACAAGTTAATTTTAAACTAAGAGATTGGGGAGTATCAAGACAAAGATATTGGGGAGCACCTATTCCTTTTGTACATTGTGATTCTTGTGGATTAGTTCCAGAAAAGGTTGAAAATTTACCTATTGCTCTTCCTGAAGATGTAGAAATTACAGGACATGGAAATCCATTAGATACTCATGAAACATGGAAAAAATGTGCTTGTCCAAAATGTGGTAAAGAGGCTTTAAGAGAGACAGATACTTTAGATACTTTTGTACAATCTTCTTGGTATTTTTTAAGATATGCAACAAATCATAAAAAATGGGAAAAAGAGGGAATTTCTAAAAAAGATGCTGATTACTGGATGGATGTTGATCAATATATTGGTGGAATTGAACATGCAATTTTACACCTTTTATATGCAAGATTTTTCACTAAAGTATTAAATGATTTAGGATATGTAAATTCAAGAGAACCTTTTAAAAGATTACTTACTCAAGGTATGGTACTTAAAGATGGTGCTAAAATGTCTAAATCAAAAGGAAATGTTGTAGATCCTGATTCTATTGTTGAAGAGTTTGGTGCAGATACAGCTAGATTATTTATTTTATTTGCAGCACCTCCAACTAAAGAGTTAGAGTGGAATGATAGTGCAGTAGAAGGTGCATATAAATTTATTAAAAAATTTGTACAAAGAAGTAGTAATATCTCAAAAGAAGCTGCATTAAATTTTGAAAATATTGAGCATAGTTCATTAAATAAAGAAGAAAAAGAAGCTAGAAGAAAAGTTTATGATGCATTAAAAAGAGCAAATGATGTATTTACAAAAACTTTTACATTTAATACACTAATTGCTGGAGCTATGGAAGCTTTAAATGCATTACAAGCTCAAAATAATGAATTAGTATGGGCAGAAGGATACTATATTCTTACAAATATTTTAGAGCCAATAATTCCTCATACTTGTTGGGAATTAGCTGATAATTTATTTGAAAGAAAAAATTTCAATAACAAAATTGAAGTAAAAGAAGAAGTTTTTGCTTTAGATTCAATTGTTTTAGCTGTAACAATTAATGGTAAAAAAAGATGTGAAGTGGAAGTATCTCCTAGTGCTTCAAAAGAAGAAATTTTAGAAATTGCTAAAAAACAGGCTAATAAATGGCTTGAAGGTAATGAAATTATCAAAGAGATAGTTGTACCAAATAAGTTAGTAAACTTAGTAATTAAAGGATAAAAATGAAAAAAAGTCTATTAGTACTATTATTTTTTATTGTTATACTTTTTTCAGGATGTGGATATAAGCCATCTAGTTATTATGCAAAAGAGCAAATAAATGGTAATGTTTTTGTAGATTTATATGTAGATTTAAAAGATCCAAAAAATGCTGTATTAATTAAAGATGCAATGAATGAAATTTTAGTACACAGACTTAATGCAAAATTAGTTGATAATAGAAAAGATGCAGATACTATAATGAAACTTAGATTAGGTTCTGTATCTTTAAGTGAATCTTCATATGATGATGAAGGATATACAAAACTATATAAAGCATATGTAAGTGTTTTTGTTTCTTATGAAAATGCTAAAGTAAAAAATGCATTTACTGTAACTGGTACACATGATTTCTCACTGGATAATAGTGCAACTATAACAGATACAAAGAGATTTGAGGCTATTAAAATAGCAGCATCTAAAGCTTTAGAAGAGGTAATATCAAAAATAGCTGTTTACTCTTTTAAAAAGTAGAATAAGTAATGCAAGAAAATTTAAAAAATTGTACTTTAGAAAAGTTTTTAGAACATAAAACTTTATATTATGACAAAATAGATTTCTCAATAGTAAAAAACTCTTGGGAAATCTTAAAAAATCATATAAAACTTCCTTTTGTTATACATATAGTTGGAACAAATGGTAAAGGAAGTACAGGGAGATTTTTAGCTCATTATTTATATAAAAAAGAGTATAAAGTTCTTCATTATAGTTCACCACATATTTCTAAATTTAATGAAAGAATTTGGATAAATGGAAGTGATGTTAGTGATAATAATTTAGAAGAAGCTCATAAAAAAATACAAAATATCTTACCTCTAGAACTTTTGCAAAAGCTTACATATTTTGAATATACTACTTTAATAGCTCTATTTTTAAGCTCAAATTTTGATTATATTGTATTGGAAGCTGGACTTGGTGGTGAGTTTGATGCCACAAATGTTGTAGAAAATAATTTAAGTTTAATTACAACAATTGATTTAGACCATCAATCTTTTTTAGGTAATAGTGTAGAAGAAATTGCAAGAACAAAAATGCGAGCTTGCAATAACCATATGATAGTTGGTTATCAAATTCATAATAAAGTAAAACTCGAAGCTTTTAAAGTAAAAGAACAATTAGAACAAGAGTTTGGATATTTAATTGATATTACTTTTGTTGAAGAGTTTGAAAAATATACAATAAATGATAAATTTGCTAAATATTTAAAAAGAAATCTTCATTTAGTAATAGAAGCTTTAAAATATCTAAAAATTGATATTGATATAAAATTATTTGATGATGTAACTTTACAAGGAAGATGTCAAAAAATTGCACCAAATATTACAATAGATGTGGGACATAACCCTTTGGCTGCGCAGGTTTTAAAATCAGAGTTTGAACATAAAAAAATCATTTTGATATATAACTCTTATGAAGATAAAGATTATAAAGAGGTTTTAAGAATACTAAAACCTATAATAAAAGAGCTAATTATATTGGAAATTGAAGATAAAAGAATAGCAAATAAAAATAATTTATTAAATATTTGTAAAGATTACAATATAATGACAACTTTTAATCTTGAAATAAAAGAAAATGAAGAATATTTAGTATTTGGTTCTTTTTTAGTAATTGAAAAATTTTTAAAATTAATAGGGTTTAATGAAAAATAGGTTAATCATCACAGTATCTGATGTAAGTGGTACAAAATCATATAATGTACATCAGTTTATAAGAAAATTTGTAGTTATATTTTCGATTATTGCACTTTTTGTTTTAGGGCTTAGTTTTTGGCTTATCACATATTTGCATAGTGAAGTGTCAAATATTAAAGAATCAAAAAGAGAAGAGATTGCACAATTAACTAAAAAAGAAAAAGAATTATTAGCTCAAAATAGTTTTTATTCAAAGCAGATACAAGGTAAAATTGAGGATATAGAAGAACTTAGTTCTAAATTAGACCATCTTGAAGAGATAATTGGTATAAAAAAAGATGAGGATATAGACTTAATTAAAAGGGCAACACTAGCTACAATGACTACTGTTGAAAAAGTTTATATGTTAAGAACTATACCAAATGGAAGTCCTTTAAAACTCACAAGAGTTACTTCAAATTATGGTTATAGAATCCACCCTATTTCAAATAAAAAAATATTTCATAGAGGAATTGATTTAAAAGCAGCTATGAGAACAGAAATTTTTGCAACTGCTGATGGAGTTGTTAGTTATGTGGAACCAAATGATAGGGGTGGTTTTGGGCGAGTTATTAAGATAATGCATGGATATGGTTTCCAAACTCTTTATGCTCATTTAAATAAAACAAAAGTTAAAATAGGTCAAGTTGTAAAAAAAGGAGACCTAATTGGTCTTAGTGGAAATAGTGGAAATAGTTCTGGACCACATTTACACTATGAAATGAGATATGGAACAAAAGTATTAAATCCAAGAGATTTTATTTTTTGGGATATTAAAAATTATGAATCTATTTTCAAAAAGCAAAGGAGAATTCCGTGGGAATCTTTGGTAAATCTAATAAGCGAACACAACAAAATAGTGCGACAGTAATTGCACAAGGTACTTGCATAATTGGTGGAATAAGTACAGAAGGGACTGTTCATATTGATGGTAAGTTTGAAGGTGTTATTTTAGAAGCTGATGTAATTACAATTGGTCAAACTGGTGAAGTAATCGGTGATATTAAAGCAAATAATTTAATTGTTAGTGGGCTTTTTGATGGAAAAATAGATTGTAATGAAGTACATGTTTTATCAACAGGAAAAGTAATAGGTGAAATTAAATATAATGAACTTGTTATTGAAGAGAATGGTAAGTTTGAAGGTAGAGGTATTAGAAAAAGTTCAAGCTTAACAAGTAGATATGGTGAAATTGAACAAAAAATCAATAATATCATAATCTCACCAACACCAATTAGTCATGATAAAAATTCGTGAGAAATTAAATCAACTATACCAAGAAAAACTTAAAATTGAAGAAGAGATTAGACTTTTAGAGTCTAAGCTTCATGACACAAAAAAACACCTTTCAAAATATGAAAAAATAGATTTATTTAAAGATTTATTTGTAAGTAGAACAGATATTTTTGCTAAAAAATGGATTAGTAAAGATGGGAAAAAAGAAGGTTTTTTCCCTGTTACTCAAACCTTTAAAGCTGAAGATTATCTTCCTTTAACTAATAATGAAATAGAACAACATTTAAGAGGTTTATGCTTTTTAGCTTCTTATGTTATAGATAATACTAACCAATGCAAATATATTGTTTTAGAAATTTTGCAAGAGGATAAGTTTAAACTTCAAATAGCTTTAAATTCTTTAAATATTAGAGCTTATTATGAAGTTTCACAGCATAATAGTTTAAAAGCTTGGATATTTTTTGAAGAAAAAGTAAGTGCAAAAATTGCAAATTCTTTGGCTAAAACTATTATAAAAAAAGCAGCAATTAGTGCTAAAGTTTTTCCAAATGAAGAGTTTGCAACAAAAGCTAGTTTAGGTTCAAGTATTACTTTGCCTTTACAATTAAAGTTTAGAAAAGAGCATAAAACAGAATTTATAGATATAAATACTTCAAAGGTTTATGAAGATCAATGGAGTGTTTTATCAAATGTATTAAAAATAAAAAAAGCTGAGATATTAAAGCTTACACAAAGTGATGATGTAAGTAGTTTTGATAGTGATACTTTTGAAAGTATTGAATATCCACAAGTTTTATTAAATTTAATAATTTATGATTTTTTATATATTCCTACAAAGGATTTATCAAAATCATTTTTAAATAAATTAAAGGCATTTGCTTCTTTTGATAATCCACAAATAAAAGTGCTTTTATCTTTAAGAAAACCTTTATACAATACTCCAAGGGTAATTAAAAACTTTGAAGAAGATGAAAAGTATCTAAAATTGCCAAGGGGTTTAATTTATAAAGTTTTAGAGTATTTTGATAAACATAATATAAAATATAAGCTTGAAGATAAAAAATTTTTAGAAAAAATTGAAACTAAAAAAATTACTTTTACTTTAAGAGAAGAACAGCAAGAAGCTATAAAAAATATTTTAAAAACAGATTTTTCTATATGTGTTGCACCTCCTGGTTTTGGTAAGACTTTAATTGGTGCAAAAATGACAGAACTTAGAGCTTGTTCCACATTAATAGTAGTAAATAAAAATATGCTATTAACTCAATGGATTCAAAGATTTGTTGATTATTTTGGATATGAAAAAAAAGATATAGGATATTTGGGCAAAGGGAAAAATAAATTAACTGGAATTATTGATGTTGCTACAATGCAAAGTTTAAAAAATGATGCTTCAATTATAAATAATTATTCATTTGTAATTGTAGATGAATGTCATCATATTCCAGCAGTTACCTTTGAGCAGATAATAAAACAATTTCATGGTAAATATGTTTTAGGTCTTAGTGCAACTCCAAAAAGAAAAGATGGTCTTGATCCAATTTTATTTCAGCAACTTGGAAATATCTCTTATGAATATAAAAAGAAAAAGAGTGGTTATAATGATTTATTAGTTATAAAAACACAATTTTCAAGTCAAGCAGATAATTATGCAACCTTGATAAATGAACTTTGTTCTAATCAAACTAGAAATAATTTAATTTTAGAGCAAATAAAACAAAATATTAAAAGAAAAATTTTGGTATTAAGTGATAGAATAGAACATTTAAATCTCTTGGAAGCTATGTTAAAACAAGAGGGAATCGACTATGTTTGTATTCATGGAAGTATGAATAAAAAAGAACAAAGTGAAAATATGCAGCAAGTAGAAACCAAAAGTTTGATACTTGCAACTACTTCATACTTTGGTGAAGGTATAGATTTTCCTCATTTAAATACAATTTTATTTGCAACTCCTATTTCTTACTATGGAAGACTTATACAATATTTAGGAAGAATAGGAAGAGATGGACAAGAGTGTTTAGCAATTGATTTTTTAGATTCAAAAAATGCAATGTTAAATTCAGCTTTTAAAAAAAGGCTTGAAGGATATAAACAGATGCATTACAAACAAATTATAGGAAGGTAAATGTTAGGAATTATTGTTTGGACAATTTTTATTGCAGTTGTAGTTAATCTTATTTTAAAAAGATTTAATTTACCTACAATTATAGGATATATAGTAACAGGTACTATTATTGCATATTTATTTGATTTACACGCGGCTGTAAATAATCATGACTTAAAAGAAATAGCCGAGTTTGGTGTTGTTTTTCTAATGTTTACAATTGGTTTAGAGTTCTCCCTAGAACATCTAAATAAAATGAAAAAAGAAGTGCTTGTTACAGGTTCTTTACAAATATTAGTAACTACAACTTTTGTAGTATTAATTTGTATGTATATTTTAAACTTTGATTATAAAACTTCTTTGATTTTAGGAGCTGCATTATCTTTATCTTCAACAGCTATTGTACTTAAAATATATAATGAAAATGGAGATATAAAAAAGCCTTATGGAAGGAGAGTTTTAGGTATTTTAATTATGCAAGATATTGCTGTTATTCCAATACTTTTAATGATCTCTATTTTTAGTATGGGAGATGATAAATCTGTTGCTAATATAATTTTTGAAACTACTATTGCAGCTATGATTTTAATACTTTTATTATATGTATCTGGAAGATACCTTTTAGAACCATTTTTTGAATATGTAAGTCAATCAAAATCTGAAGAGTTATTTGTAGGTTCAGTTTTATTAATAGCAATAGGGGCCTCATATTTAGCTCATTATTTTGGTTTTTCATATTCTTTAGGAGCTTTTATTGCTGGTATGATGATTAGTGAAACAAAGTTTAAGCATCAAGTTGAAGCAGACTTAATACCTTTTAGAAACTTATTGCTTGGAGTTTTCTTTATAACTGTTGGTATGCAAATAAACTTTACAGTAATTGCTCAAAATATAGTTACGATTTTAATATTACTTCCAATTTTACTTGGATTAAAGTATATTATTATTTACTTAATTGTTAGAATTGATGATACAAAAAGAGTTGCATTTAAAACAGCCTTATCTTTAGTTCAAATTGGTGAATTCTCTCTTGCTGTTTTAGAATTAGCAAGAAGTAAATCTTTAATTGATCCAACATATTCTCAAGTACTTATAGTAACAATAGTTATTTCTATGATTTTAACACCAATCGTACTTAAAAATCTTTCATCTTTTGCTTCAAAATTAATTCCAGAAGATACTATGCAAATATTAAATACTTTACAAGTTGATTCTGATACACAAGGGCATATTGTAGTAATTGGATATGGTCATTTAGGACAAGAAATTGTAAAAAAGTTAAAAGAAGAGCATAGAAATTATGTAATTATTGAGCATAATATGAAGTATTATAAAATAGGTAAAGATGAAAATGAACCAATTATTTTTGGAAATGCTGCAAGTAAAACTATTTTAAAATCTGTAAATATTAAAAAGTGTTCAGCAACAATTGTAGCTATTGATAACCCAGAAAAATTACATCTTATTTGTGAAGTTATTAATGACTTAATTGATAATAGTAAAACAATAGTAAAAGTTGGAAGACCAAGTGAGAAAAAAGAGCTTGAGGGGTTAAATTTAGAACATATTATTGTTGAAGATGAGGTCTTATCAAAAGCAATAGTAGAAGAGACAAGAAGTTGTCAGCTTCCAATTTTTAAGAATATATAAAAAATCAAGTGGATTTTTATCCACTTGATAATTAAAATTTAATATTAAGACTTAGCCATAGTTCTCTTCTTTTTTGTGCAAGATTATAAGCATAAGTTTCTACAGTATCTCCATTATCATTTTTATAACTTGTCATTTTTGTAAAATCTTTATCTAATAAATTATTAATTCTTGCATTAAAAATTACATCTTTAGATATTTTATATGATGTTCCTAAATCAAATACTTGATAGTTATCATAATATTTTAGCTTATCATCTCCTCTCCATCTATCTTTTTCTCCTACTATTCTTAAAAAATTATTCCATTTAGAAGTTGTTTGCCAATTTAAAGTTGCACTATATAAATGTTTTGCTGTTGAAGAAAGAGGATTTTTATTATCATCTCTTTTTGAATCAGTATAAGTATAATTGGCTTTAATTGTTAAATTATCTAGAATTTTATATTTACCTGATAGTTCAATACCTTTAATTTGTGCATTTCCAATATTTTGTTTTTGTCTCATAGAACTTGCAATTGTATTCCATTGAGAAGGAAGTTGATTTTGTTGAACATTAACACTTTCAATTTTATTATTAAAATTATTTTTAAATAAAGTAATATTAAAATCATGTCCAGCATTATGTTGGTAATAAGCAGCTATTTCTGTATTTAGACTCTCTTCGGGTTTTAAATTTGGGTTTCCAACCCAGGGTAAAGTCCCTTGTCCTCCAAAACCTGTAATTCCTGAAAAAAGATCTGTTGTTTTGGGAGTTTTATATCCTGTTGCAACACCACCTTTAAAAATTAAGTTAGAATTTGCATTGTAAACTAAATAAGCTCTTGGACTAAGGTGACTTCCAAAAGTTTCATGGTCATCATATCTAATTCCTGTGGTAAATGTTAAATCTTTTAGTATATCCCAACTATCTTCTAAAAATAGTGCCCATTGCTTATATGAACTTGTAACTGCTTTTTTTGTTTTATTTGTTATTCCAAATACACCATCTTCTAATTGTGCATCAATATATTGTGTTCCTAAAACTAAAAAATGTTTTTCAAAAGGAATTTCAATTTTTCCATTATAGGTTATATTTTTTGACTCTAAGACTCTTTTTGGTCTTGGTAACAATGAATTAAATTGTGCTAATTGTGTACTTGAACCATTGGTTTCAAAATCATTTAAACTTGAATAGTTAGCATATAAATCATTCATAAAAAGTCGTTCTGAAGGGTTTAATGGTAAGCTTCTTCCATTATTTGAAGTTTTTATATGATGAATACCTATTGTACTTTTCCCTATTTCCCAAAAGCCTTCATGTAAAATAGAGTATTGTTCCCTTTGCATTCTTTGAATAGGAGCATATCCAACTCTTGGAGAAAAATTACCCCTTCTTTTAAACCATAAATTTTCTTTACTATCAACAGTTCCTACATTACTGCTTGTATTATCATATTTTTGTTTCATAATATCATAATCAAATCTTAAAATATGTTTATCACTAGGTGTAAAAGTCAAACTTGCACCTAAAGTCCAATTTTGATTATCCACAGTTTTTCCTGCCCCTCCAAAAGTTGTACCTGAACTTGTTTGGGGATTTGAAGCTTCTTTATCATAATAGCTTCCTCTTAAACTTAATCCTAATTTATCTTTAATTATAGGACCTCTTATGGCAAAATCGCTTGTTTTATTATTTCCAAATTGATTATCTGTTTGAAAAGTTTGACCTTGTGTAAATGAGCCTCTCCATTTAGTAAAAGTTTTTTTAGTAATTATATTTATTACTCCTCCCATTGCATCAGCACCATATAAAGTACTCATAGGACCTCTAATTATTTCTATTCTTTCAATTGCTTCTAAAGGAGGAATATTTACATACTGAAATCCTCCAAAATTATTTGGATAAATATCTCCATTATTGTTTTGCTTTTTCCCATCAATTAAAATTAAAGTATAATCTCCTCCCATTCCTCTAATACTAATTGTTCCTTGTCCTGATTTATCCCTAGTTTCTCCAATATCAACTCCTTCAATATCTCTCATTGCATCAAGTAAGTTTGTATATGAATTTTTATGTAATTGCTCTTGTGTAATCACAGAAATACTTGCTGGTGCTTTAACTAACTTTTGTTCATAACCACTTGCACTTATTACGGTTACTTCCCCCATATTAGATGGATTATTTGCTGATAAGTTGTTTATTGTGGCTATTATAGTTATTGATAATAGACTTTTTTTTATTTTCATATGTTCCTCCAAATATGTTTTAACAATATTTTATTTATAAATAATGATGAAAAAATGATATTTTGATAATCATTATTATAATAAAGAGATATTTTAAGAAAATATTTAATATAATAATAAGAATAATTATTAAATCAAGATTTTATTAAGGAGTTATTTTGTCAAATAATTTAATTATAAATAAAAAATTTAAAATATTAATTGTTGAAGATGAATTAGTTTTTGCAATGGCAATAGAATCCAAACTTAAAAAAATTGGACTTAATCTTAGTAAAATAGCTACTTCTGCAAATGTTGCAATTATTTATGCTCAAAATAATTATCCTGATCTTGCTTTAATTGATATTAATTTAAATAGTTCAAAAACAGGAATTGATGTGGCAAACTATTTATGGAAAAATCTTAATATTCCTATAATATTTTTAACTTCATATTATGATGATAAAATTATTAAGCAGGCAATGGAGTGCGAGCCTTATGCTTATTTACTAAAACCTTGCAGACAAGAAGAATTAAAAGTTGCTATTAATACAACTTTACATAAACATTATTTCTTTTTTAAAAATAGAAAAATATTTAATCAACAAAAAAAAGAGTTTATATATTTTGAAAATAATCTAAAATACAGTAAAACTACTTCTGAATTATTTGTTAATGATATAGTTTTTAAACTAACAAAAAATGAAAAAAAATTTTTTGAAATTCTTACAAAATATGCAGGTAAAGTTATAAGTTTTAATACTATTTATAATTTTATTTGGCGAGAAGATGTATATGATTTATCAAAACTAAGATCACTTGTTTATAGATTAAAAGTTAAATTAGGATGTAATCTTTTTGAAAACTTTTATGAACAAGGATATAGGATAAAAAATATTGAAAAACTTATTTGATTTAAAATGTTTTTTATTTATCGAGATTTTATTAGTTATTATTATTTTTTTATTTGCATTTTTACTAAAAAAAGTTTTTGAAAATAAAAAAAGTTTAAAATCTTTAAAAGAAAAAGATTTGCTATTAAAAGAAGTACAACATAGAGCTAAAAATAATTTAGCTTTAATTATTGGATTAATACAACTACAAGAAGAACTTAGTGATAAAAAAACAAAAAAAGCTCTTATTGATATTC
This genomic window contains:
- a CDS encoding response regulator, which translates into the protein MSNNLIINKKFKILIVEDELVFAMAIESKLKKIGLNLSKIATSANVAIIYAQNNYPDLALIDINLNSSKTGIDVANYLWKNLNIPIIFLTSYYDDKIIKQAMECEPYAYLLKPCRQEELKVAINTTLHKHYFFFKNRKIFNQQKKEFIYFENNLKYSKTTSELFVNDIVFKLTKNEKKFFEILTKYAGKVISFNTIYNFIWREDVYDLSKLRSLVYRLKVKLGCNLFENFYEQGYRIKNIEKLI